A portion of the Mesobacillus sp. AQ2 genome contains these proteins:
- a CDS encoding Crp/Fnr family transcriptional regulator, producing the protein MHISQIRQQLKAVPIFKELSPEELDPIVEIAQPRFFKNKMYAFMQGDPLDRVFFIHSGKVKIYKTDSSGREQIVSVLETGEMFPHAGFFRKGQYPAHAEMMEDTQMIVVPISRFEEILVSYPELSIKLFRVLGEKIIDLQARLEEQILHNTYEQIIMLLLRLCKTNGEKLERGFKLTTHFTNKEFANMIGTSRETVSRTINYLKKKEFISVEMDGTYLIDHEKLHQELF; encoded by the coding sequence ATGCATATATCCCAAATCAGGCAGCAATTAAAGGCAGTTCCTATTTTTAAAGAACTATCTCCAGAGGAACTTGATCCGATCGTTGAAATTGCCCAGCCACGATTCTTTAAAAATAAAATGTATGCGTTCATGCAGGGGGACCCGCTTGACCGTGTGTTCTTCATCCATTCAGGGAAGGTGAAAATCTATAAGACCGATTCATCCGGAAGAGAACAAATAGTTTCCGTTCTGGAGACTGGAGAAATGTTCCCTCATGCCGGCTTCTTTAGAAAAGGTCAGTATCCAGCACATGCAGAAATGATGGAAGACACTCAAATGATTGTCGTGCCAATATCTAGATTCGAAGAAATCCTGGTATCCTATCCCGAGCTTTCCATTAAGTTATTCAGGGTTCTGGGAGAAAAAATCATTGATTTACAAGCTCGTCTTGAAGAACAAATCCTCCATAATACGTACGAGCAAATCATTATGCTCTTGCTGAGGCTTTGCAAAACAAATGGCGAAAAGCTGGAACGTGGCTTTAAATTGACCACCCATTTCACTAATAAAGAATTCGCCAACATGATTGGAACCTCACGCGAAACCGTCAGCAGGACAATCAATTATTTAAAAAAGAAGGAATTTATAAGTGTTGAGATGGATGGCACCTACTTGATCGACCATGAAAAATTGCATCAGGAATTATTTTGA
- a CDS encoding DUF2249 domain-containing protein, with amino-acid sequence MEQKTIELDVREDINNKLEPFQKIMEAIGELNLNDVLVLHAPFKPVPLYGVLRAKGFDHEVEKIEAKHYKIIFTKTGGK; translated from the coding sequence ATGGAACAAAAAACGATTGAACTGGATGTCAGAGAAGATATCAATAACAAGCTGGAGCCTTTCCAGAAAATCATGGAGGCGATTGGGGAGTTGAACTTGAACGATGTGCTTGTGCTTCATGCCCCCTTCAAGCCTGTTCCCCTCTATGGAGTTTTAAGGGCAAAAGGGTTTGACCATGAGGTTGAAAAAATTGAAGCTAAACATTATAAAATCATTTTCACCAAAACGGGAGGAAAATAA
- a CDS encoding DUF2249 domain-containing protein, with product MVLDNRGLEPPQPMMRTLAALEELDEGQTLTIINDRRPMFLFEQLDELGYLYLTEQQEDGSYRVTISRKAG from the coding sequence ATGGTACTTGATAATAGAGGGCTAGAGCCGCCTCAGCCAATGATGCGGACCCTCGCTGCACTGGAGGAGCTTGATGAGGGACAGACACTGACCATCATAAATGACCGTCGACCTATGTTTCTGTTCGAGCAGCTGGATGAACTGGGGTACCTTTATTTGACAGAACAACAGGAAGACGGAAGTTACCGTGTGACGATTTCCCGAAAAGCGGGGTGA
- a CDS encoding metal-sulfur cluster assembly factor — translation MTDLQNKIRENLKTVYDPELNINVVDLGLIYDIDVPEPRTARILMTLTTPGCPLHDSIASGIKYCVQGMEEIDHADVQLTWEPAWTPDRMTEDGKRLLQGF, via the coding sequence ATGACAGATTTACAAAATAAAATCAGGGAAAACTTAAAGACCGTCTATGATCCTGAATTAAACATCAATGTTGTGGATTTGGGGCTGATTTATGATATTGACGTTCCGGAACCACGCACTGCAAGAATTCTGATGACCTTGACGACTCCAGGCTGTCCTTTGCATGACAGCATTGCCAGCGGAATTAAGTATTGTGTTCAGGGAATGGAGGAAATTGACCACGCTGATGTCCAATTGACATGGGAGCCTGCCTGGACACCTGACCGGATGACAGAGGATGGAAAAAGACTGTTGCAGGGATTTTAA
- a CDS encoding class I SAM-dependent RNA methyltransferase → MKNFDIIATSAMGLEAIVAKEVRDLGYECQVENGKIAYKGDARAIARSNMWLRTADRVKIKIGEFKAYTFDELFEKTKALPWEEFLPENAEFPVSGKSVKSKLFSVSDCQAIVKKAVVERLRTSYKKTGWFEENGPLFKIEVALLKDVATITIDTSGSGLHKRGYRTGQGEAPLKETLAAALVMLTNWNPDKPFVDPFCGSGTIPIEAALIGQNIAPGFNREFISEGWGLIPDTVWEEVRLEAEDLANYDQPLDISGMDIDHRMVKIAEENAFEAGLGDLISFKQMRVQDFTTKKEYGVIVGNPPYGERLGEKKAVEEMYSQMGQAFAPLDTWSIYMLTSNENFEQVYGKPATKKRKLFNGFIRTDYYQYWGKRPPRASKDEL, encoded by the coding sequence ATGAAGAATTTTGATATTATAGCAACCTCTGCTATGGGACTCGAAGCCATTGTTGCAAAGGAAGTGCGCGATCTTGGATACGAATGCCAGGTTGAAAATGGGAAAATTGCCTATAAAGGTGATGCACGCGCGATTGCAAGAAGCAATATGTGGCTCCGTACTGCCGACAGGGTCAAAATAAAAATTGGAGAATTTAAGGCATATACTTTTGACGAGCTCTTTGAAAAAACAAAGGCACTTCCATGGGAAGAATTTTTACCGGAGAATGCTGAATTCCCTGTTTCGGGCAAATCTGTTAAATCCAAGCTATTCAGCGTATCCGACTGCCAGGCAATTGTAAAAAAAGCTGTAGTTGAACGCTTGAGAACATCGTATAAAAAGACTGGCTGGTTTGAAGAAAACGGCCCTTTATTCAAAATTGAAGTGGCTCTGCTTAAAGATGTTGCTACAATAACAATCGATACAAGCGGCAGCGGTCTCCATAAGCGGGGATACAGAACAGGCCAGGGGGAAGCTCCGTTAAAGGAAACATTGGCTGCAGCCTTGGTCATGCTCACAAACTGGAATCCGGACAAGCCATTCGTCGATCCTTTTTGCGGTTCTGGAACGATCCCGATTGAAGCTGCTTTAATCGGACAGAATATCGCGCCGGGCTTCAATCGGGAATTCATATCGGAAGGCTGGGGCCTTATTCCCGATACAGTCTGGGAGGAAGTCAGGTTGGAAGCAGAAGATCTTGCGAATTATGACCAGCCGCTGGATATCAGTGGAATGGATATCGACCACAGGATGGTTAAGATTGCTGAGGAAAATGCTTTTGAAGCAGGTCTTGGTGATTTGATTTCCTTTAAGCAAATGCGAGTCCAGGATTTCACGACAAAAAAGGAGTATGGTGTTATTGTCGGAAACCCTCCATACGGCGAGCGCCTAGGTGAAAAGAAAGCTGTTGAAGAGATGTACAGTCAAATGGGACAAGCCTTTGCTCCGCTTGATACCTGGTCCATTTATATGCTGACCTCAAACGAGAACTTTGAACAAGTGTATGGAAAGCCAGCAACAAAGAAACGCAAGCTATTCAACGGCTTCATCCGTACAGACTATTACCAGTACTGGGGTAAACGCCCGCCACGGGCTAGTAAGGATGAATTATAA
- the gpsB gene encoding cell division regulator GpsB: MLSDKIQLTAKDILEKEFKTAMRGYKPEDVDKFLDTIIKDYEMMQQEIEELQQDNLRLKKQLDEASRRPSTQAAGTTNFDILKRLSNLEKHVFGDKLYD; the protein is encoded by the coding sequence ATGCTATCCGATAAAATACAATTAACTGCTAAAGATATTTTAGAAAAAGAATTCAAAACAGCAATGCGCGGCTACAAGCCAGAAGACGTAGATAAGTTTCTGGATACGATCATCAAGGATTATGAAATGATGCAACAGGAGATTGAAGAACTGCAGCAGGACAATCTCCGCCTGAAGAAACAGCTTGATGAGGCATCACGCCGCCCAAGTACACAGGCAGCTGGAACAACTAATTTTGATATCCTTAAAAGGTTATCGAACCTAGAGAAGCATGTGTTTGGAGATAAACTTTACGATTAA
- a CDS encoding DUF1273 domain-containing protein: MVKVAAISGYKPFELGIFQQDHPAAEYIKTAIKKTLVPLIEDGLEWVMISGQLGVELWAGEAVFDLQEDYPELKLSVFTPFLNQEETWKDANKEWYESVLAGADHVDSITKKPYEKPWQFRLKNQFFIEKSDMLILLYDPEKEGSPKFIYETAKKYQETHPYDTQLITLYDLQMAVEEEQLRQQGF, translated from the coding sequence ATGGTTAAAGTAGCCGCGATATCCGGGTATAAACCTTTTGAACTCGGGATATTCCAGCAAGACCATCCGGCAGCTGAATACATAAAAACAGCAATAAAGAAAACTTTAGTGCCACTGATCGAGGACGGCCTTGAATGGGTGATGATCAGCGGCCAGCTTGGTGTCGAATTATGGGCTGGCGAGGCCGTATTCGATCTTCAGGAAGACTATCCCGAACTTAAGCTGTCAGTATTCACGCCCTTTCTCAACCAGGAGGAAACCTGGAAAGACGCCAATAAGGAATGGTATGAATCTGTATTGGCTGGAGCTGATCATGTGGATTCGATTACCAAAAAGCCATATGAGAAGCCGTGGCAATTCAGGCTGAAAAATCAATTTTTTATTGAGAAAAGCGACATGCTGATATTGCTATATGATCCGGAAAAAGAAGGCAGTCCAAAATTCATTTACGAAACTGCGAAAAAGTATCAGGAAACACATCCATATGATACTCAGCTGATCACTTTATATGATCTGCAAATGGCCGTAGAAGAAGAACAATTAAGACAGCAGGGATTTTAA
- a CDS encoding CotD family spore coat protein, whose translation MYCKPTNVLPTVVHPTKCCVNHNFVNNVVPHVHPSHTTNVNHINYDHVHYFPHTESTVNQVTNQNFYGGPGPVPGGVAPVGPVPRPGFGGPMGYGPGMGFRR comes from the coding sequence ATGTACTGCAAGCCAACCAATGTTTTGCCAACAGTAGTTCATCCTACTAAATGCTGTGTGAACCATAATTTTGTCAACAATGTGGTTCCGCATGTTCATCCATCACATACTACAAATGTAAATCACATCAATTATGATCATGTCCATTACTTCCCGCATACAGAATCAACAGTGAACCAGGTTACAAACCAGAACTTTTATGGCGGACCTGGTCCGGTTCCAGGCGGAGTAGCTCCAGTTGGTCCTGTTCCACGCCCAGGATTCGGCGGTCCAATGGGATATGGCCCGGGAATGGGATTCCGCAGATAA
- a CDS encoding ribonuclease H-like domain-containing protein yields the protein MSLKNKLNRLKPHIKSGADKPGPSAASNNIPEPEPVNAESTPDIPFLDIWEKEHVTPFYFDGEYCLVREVVYPLDHKHGHYQFSDLLEAVSLWNQEQTNHPLSASGHRAGDLVFFDTETTGLGGGAGNTIFLLGHASVSGDCVKLKQHILPSPGAEVALYQSFLENADYTTLVTYNGKAFDWPQVKTRHTLVRDHVPKLPSYGHFDLYHAARRMWKHKIERMKLSIVEQEVLGLERKDDIPGFLAPMIYFDFLERKDPEGLLGVIRHNETDILSLLTLYTHLTFQILGRDQSQTAQETYEVGRWFSYLGDTDKAKQAFTGLLDEGNDQAVSAKHALAFEHKKHKEWQNAVPLWKESAEKGSNKQRREACIELAKHFEHRERNFEMALRYCRLAEEHIIQGKLATKKDMIFKEELEKRIQRISRKAFPGQAQNSSN from the coding sequence ATGAGTTTAAAGAACAAATTGAACAGGCTGAAGCCGCATATCAAGAGCGGGGCCGATAAGCCAGGACCGTCAGCAGCCAGTAACAACATCCCTGAGCCAGAACCGGTAAATGCAGAATCGACACCTGACATACCGTTTCTCGATATCTGGGAGAAGGAACATGTTACCCCCTTCTATTTTGATGGCGAATACTGTCTGGTCAGGGAGGTTGTTTATCCGCTTGACCACAAACATGGCCACTATCAATTCAGTGATCTGCTTGAGGCTGTCTCCCTGTGGAATCAGGAACAGACCAATCACCCTCTTTCCGCCTCGGGCCATAGGGCAGGCGATTTAGTGTTTTTTGATACTGAAACAACGGGACTTGGCGGGGGAGCAGGGAATACGATATTCCTTTTAGGCCATGCGAGTGTTTCCGGTGATTGTGTAAAACTTAAACAGCATATCCTGCCAAGCCCTGGCGCAGAAGTAGCGCTATATCAGAGTTTTTTGGAAAATGCCGACTATACGACCCTGGTTACCTACAATGGGAAGGCTTTCGACTGGCCGCAAGTCAAAACCAGGCACACCCTTGTCCGTGACCATGTCCCAAAACTGCCATCGTATGGACATTTTGACTTGTATCATGCCGCCAGAAGAATGTGGAAGCATAAAATCGAACGAATGAAACTTAGCATCGTCGAACAGGAGGTATTGGGTCTTGAGCGGAAAGACGATATCCCAGGCTTCCTGGCACCGATGATTTATTTTGACTTCCTCGAGAGGAAGGACCCCGAGGGATTGCTCGGTGTCATCAGGCACAATGAAACAGATATTCTGTCACTGCTGACCCTTTATACACATCTAACCTTCCAGATACTCGGCCGTGACCAATCACAGACAGCACAGGAAACCTACGAAGTTGGACGCTGGTTTTCCTACCTTGGCGATACTGACAAAGCAAAGCAGGCTTTCACTGGACTATTGGATGAGGGCAATGATCAGGCAGTTTCTGCAAAGCACGCACTGGCTTTCGAACATAAAAAGCATAAGGAATGGCAGAATGCCGTTCCGTTATGGAAAGAAAGTGCGGAGAAGGGCAGCAATAAGCAGAGGAGAGAAGCATGCATCGAACTGGCCAAGCATTTTGAACATCGGGAGCGAAATTTCGAAATGGCTTTGAGGTATTGCCGGCTTGCTGAAGAGCATATTATCCAGGGAAAGCTGGCAACAAAAAAAGACATGATTTTTAAGGAAGAGCTCGAAAAAAGGATCCAGAGAATTTCCCGGAAAGCATTTCCCGGGCAAGCGCAAAATTCGTCAAATTGA
- a CDS encoding DEAD/DEAH box helicase — protein MKFRKNMQEILQDLKVSESVKKNIVHWHTIEEKEARTEDMPENLSGILENALQRRGISRLYTHQKSSYEQIMRGQSIVAVTPTASGKTLCYNLPVLQSIIDDPNARALYMFPTKALAQDQKSEINELIQEAELSINSYTYDGDTPANIRQKVRRAGHIVITNPDMLHSAILPHHTKWVSLFENLKYVVIDELHIYRGVFGSHVANVIRRLKRICKYYGSDPVFICTSATIANPLELAEGLTEKEMVLIDNNGAPSGKKHFLFYNPPVVNIPLNVRRSATLETRKLAGEFLRNRIQTIVFARSRVRVEILLTYLQELVKHKLGPKAIRGYRGGYLPTERRDIEKGLRSGEIYGVVSTNALELGVDIGQLQVCIMNGYPGTIASAWQQAGRAGRRHGESVVIMVASSSPLDQYVIQNPDYFFNRSPETARINPDNLIILIDHIKCASYELPFKKGDTFGAAEIEEILEYLTEERILHQNGDKWFWMNDAFPAHNISLRSASQENVVIIDQSDVANVRVIGEMDTFSAMTLLHEEAIYLHQGIQFQVEKLDWEEKKAFVREVDVDYFTDANLAVQLSVLEEDKHRGNKDTEIGYGDVSVRAMATIFKKIRFETHENIGSGPIYLPEEELHTSSAWISLNKELSEFADDRLEEGLIGTSQALKHIAPLFVMCDPSDVHVVPQVKAAHNEKPTIFFYDRYPGGIGLSEKIYSGIEEILKQTKQMVLNCQCSDGCPSCIGTDTTSIHSKKDVVKLLNLFLEAAV, from the coding sequence ATGAAATTCAGGAAAAACATGCAAGAGATTTTGCAAGATTTAAAGGTTAGTGAATCGGTAAAGAAAAATATTGTCCACTGGCACACGATTGAGGAGAAAGAAGCCAGGACGGAAGACATGCCGGAAAATTTAAGCGGGATCCTGGAAAATGCACTCCAAAGGCGCGGGATATCCCGATTATATACACACCAAAAATCATCTTACGAACAAATCATGAGAGGACAAAGCATCGTTGCTGTCACACCGACAGCCTCGGGGAAAACGCTGTGCTATAATCTGCCCGTCCTGCAGTCAATCATCGATGATCCGAATGCAAGGGCTCTATACATGTTCCCGACAAAAGCTCTTGCCCAGGACCAAAAGAGTGAAATCAATGAATTGATCCAGGAGGCGGAACTTTCGATTAACAGCTATACATATGATGGCGACACACCAGCCAATATCCGTCAGAAGGTGAGAAGGGCAGGACACATCGTCATTACGAACCCGGATATGCTCCATTCAGCAATCCTGCCGCATCATACGAAATGGGTCTCGCTTTTTGAGAATCTTAAGTATGTGGTCATCGATGAACTGCATATTTACAGAGGAGTTTTTGGCAGCCATGTGGCAAATGTCATCAGGAGGCTGAAAAGGATCTGCAAATATTACGGTAGTGATCCTGTTTTTATCTGTACTTCCGCGACCATTGCCAATCCGTTGGAACTGGCTGAAGGCTTGACCGAAAAAGAGATGGTCTTGATCGACAATAATGGTGCGCCTTCAGGAAAGAAGCACTTTTTATTCTATAACCCTCCTGTTGTCAATATTCCGCTGAATGTCAGGAGGAGTGCGACACTTGAAACAAGAAAGCTTGCAGGAGAATTCCTGAGGAACAGGATCCAGACCATCGTCTTTGCGAGAAGCAGGGTGAGGGTGGAAATCCTGCTTACCTATCTTCAGGAGCTGGTCAAGCATAAGCTCGGTCCAAAAGCCATCAGGGGATACAGGGGCGGCTACCTCCCGACCGAAAGGCGTGATATTGAAAAAGGTTTGCGTTCCGGTGAAATTTACGGTGTTGTCAGCACCAATGCTCTTGAATTGGGTGTCGATATCGGACAGCTTCAGGTATGTATCATGAATGGTTACCCGGGTACGATCGCAAGTGCATGGCAGCAGGCAGGTCGGGCTGGCAGACGGCATGGAGAGTCTGTAGTCATCATGGTGGCAAGCTCAAGCCCGCTGGATCAGTATGTCATCCAAAATCCCGATTACTTTTTCAACCGCAGTCCGGAAACAGCCAGAATCAATCCCGACAACTTGATTATCCTGATTGATCACATCAAGTGTGCATCCTATGAATTGCCTTTTAAAAAGGGAGACACTTTCGGGGCAGCGGAAATTGAAGAAATTCTGGAATACTTAACGGAGGAGCGTATCCTTCATCAGAATGGCGACAAATGGTTCTGGATGAATGATGCCTTCCCGGCCCATAATATCAGCCTCCGCTCTGCTTCGCAGGAGAATGTCGTGATCATCGACCAATCAGATGTTGCAAATGTCAGGGTGATTGGCGAGATGGATACCTTCTCCGCAATGACATTGTTACATGAAGAAGCGATCTATCTCCACCAGGGCATTCAATTTCAGGTGGAAAAGCTTGATTGGGAAGAAAAAAAGGCGTTTGTACGTGAAGTTGATGTCGATTACTTTACCGATGCCAATCTCGCCGTCCAGCTCAGTGTTTTGGAGGAAGACAAACATAGGGGCAATAAAGATACAGAAATCGGTTATGGAGATGTGAGTGTCAGGGCGATGGCCACAATTTTCAAGAAAATCAGGTTTGAAACTCATGAAAATATAGGATCAGGTCCAATTTATCTGCCGGAGGAAGAACTGCACACGAGCTCAGCATGGATCTCCCTTAATAAAGAACTTTCCGAGTTTGCTGATGACCGGCTCGAGGAAGGGTTGATCGGTACATCTCAGGCTTTGAAACATATCGCACCATTATTCGTTATGTGCGACCCATCTGATGTCCATGTCGTCCCGCAGGTGAAGGCCGCCCATAATGAAAAGCCGACGATTTTCTTTTATGATCGTTATCCTGGTGGAATTGGCCTGAGTGAAAAAATCTATTCCGGTATTGAGGAGATTTTAAAGCAGACGAAGCAAATGGTCCTTAACTGCCAGTGTTCCGATGGGTGTCCATCATGTATCGGAACGGATACAACATCGATCCACTCAAAAAAAGATGTTGTGAAATTGTTGAATCTATTTCTTGAAGCCGCAGTATAG
- a CDS encoding Crp/Fnr family transcriptional regulator: MEKNEIKNVLARFSLFRDLEDHELDKIVDISISRQWKKHSHIFMQDDPLENVYFINEGKVKVYKSDANGREQIVAILKKGEMFPHVGFFRKGGYPGYSEVLEEASLVVVPISQFEKVLVDNPHLSIKVFKVLGEKIVDLQERLEAQILNNTYEQIIKLLIRMGELHGDKQENGTVLLKTDFTNKDLANMIGTTRETVSRTLTKMKKDNLISTDSAGNMILDPDVLLDELV; encoded by the coding sequence TTGGAAAAGAATGAAATAAAAAATGTGCTGGCAAGATTCTCATTGTTCAGGGACCTTGAGGACCATGAATTAGACAAGATCGTCGATATATCCATTTCGCGGCAGTGGAAGAAACACAGCCATATCTTCATGCAGGATGACCCGCTGGAAAATGTTTATTTCATCAATGAAGGCAAGGTAAAAGTCTATAAAAGTGATGCCAATGGCCGCGAGCAAATCGTCGCTATCCTAAAAAAAGGTGAAATGTTCCCTCATGTAGGCTTTTTCAGGAAAGGCGGTTATCCAGGGTATTCGGAGGTATTGGAGGAAGCAAGCCTTGTCGTTGTCCCAATTTCACAATTCGAAAAGGTGCTGGTCGATAACCCTCATTTAAGCATCAAGGTATTCAAGGTGCTTGGCGAGAAAATCGTTGACCTCCAGGAAAGACTTGAAGCCCAAATCCTTAATAACACCTACGAACAAATCATTAAGCTTTTGATCAGGATGGGTGAGCTTCACGGAGACAAGCAGGAAAATGGCACTGTTTTGTTAAAGACGGATTTCACGAACAAGGACCTGGCCAATATGATTGGCACCACCAGGGAAACGGTCAGCAGGACGCTGACCAAAATGAAAAAAGACAATCTAATTTCCACTGATTCAGCCGGGAATATGATCTTGGATCCTGATGTATTGCTGGACGAGCTAGTCTAA
- the hcp gene encoding hydroxylamine reductase — MFCYQCEQTPTGGCKVVGVCGKDETIASLQDTIIFALKGIAAYRTHANQLGFTDPFVDATTHEALYMTLTNSNFNVQEHIDMAMKVGQSAVRVMEMLDEAHTSRLGIPQPVKVSQNKIEGKAIVVTGHNLFALEELLKQTEGKGINIYTHSEMLPAHGYPALKKYPHLKGNIGKAWFDQRRLFEKFPGAILATTNCVMPIKGSYADRMFTYEVAGLENVRKIENEDFSMLIERALELPEANMESEETLVTGFHHETVIGLAPEVIEAVKSGKIKRFFVIAGCDAPGKGGEYYRELATSLPPEAVILTTSCGKFRFNDVDYGVVPGTNIPRYLDLGQCNNSVSTVKIAKALADAFECDVNELPVSIVLSWFEQKAVAILLGLFSLGIQDIRIGPKPPEFISNGVMEVLQETFNLKLITSAQEDLETMMGLSKTE, encoded by the coding sequence ATGTTTTGTTACCAATGTGAACAAACGCCAACAGGAGGATGTAAAGTTGTTGGTGTATGCGGAAAAGATGAAACAATCGCAAGTCTTCAGGATACGATCATTTTTGCACTGAAAGGCATTGCAGCCTATAGAACCCATGCGAATCAGCTTGGATTCACGGATCCGTTCGTAGATGCAACGACCCACGAAGCATTATATATGACGTTGACTAATTCAAACTTTAATGTCCAGGAACATATTGATATGGCGATGAAGGTGGGCCAATCAGCTGTACGCGTGATGGAAATGCTTGATGAGGCGCACACTAGCCGCCTTGGCATCCCTCAGCCTGTAAAGGTAAGCCAGAACAAGATAGAAGGCAAAGCGATCGTTGTTACGGGGCACAATCTATTCGCGCTTGAAGAATTGCTGAAGCAAACAGAAGGCAAAGGTATCAATATTTACACGCACTCTGAGATGCTCCCTGCTCACGGTTATCCAGCCTTGAAAAAATATCCTCATCTTAAGGGTAATATCGGGAAGGCTTGGTTCGACCAGCGCCGTCTGTTTGAAAAATTCCCTGGGGCAATCCTGGCAACGACTAATTGCGTGATGCCAATCAAGGGTTCCTATGCAGATCGTATGTTTACATACGAAGTTGCCGGTCTTGAAAATGTAAGGAAAATTGAAAATGAAGATTTCTCCATGCTGATCGAAAGAGCATTGGAGCTTCCAGAGGCTAACATGGAATCGGAAGAAACATTGGTGACTGGCTTCCATCACGAAACAGTGATTGGTCTGGCTCCTGAAGTCATAGAAGCAGTCAAATCAGGAAAAATCAAGCGTTTCTTCGTGATTGCCGGTTGTGATGCACCGGGAAAAGGCGGAGAATACTACCGCGAGCTTGCAACATCCCTTCCTCCAGAAGCGGTCATCCTGACAACTTCTTGCGGCAAGTTCCGTTTCAATGATGTCGATTATGGGGTAGTGCCTGGAACGAACATCCCTCGATATCTGGATCTTGGACAGTGCAATAACTCCGTATCTACAGTTAAAATTGCCAAGGCACTTGCGGATGCTTTTGAATGTGATGTAAACGAATTACCGGTGAGTATTGTCCTTTCCTGGTTCGAGCAAAAAGCGGTCGCAATCCTGCTTGGACTTTTCAGCCTTGGAATCCAGGACATCCGCATCGGGCCAAAGCCGCCTGAATTCATTTCCAATGGCGTGATGGAGGTCCTGCAGGAAACATTCAACCTGAAGCTGATCACATCTGCCCAGGAAGACTTGGAAACAATGATGGGTCTAAGCAAGACAGAATAA
- a CDS encoding Hsp20/alpha crystallin family protein — protein MATNHPDRPKKHETLEQWFKSMNQLMQEKPVKGFLQSIDDFFRQPLAQTSLGVRVNETVSEYVVTAELPGIKKEDISIDVINNSLTILVNKTEMTSEINDIAKTEMHMASSRQFSRTIPFAHPINDKKTRASYRNGLLEIKIAKKQGKKIDIFIDE, from the coding sequence ATGGCAACCAACCATCCTGATCGCCCAAAAAAACATGAAACTCTCGAACAGTGGTTCAAATCAATGAACCAGTTGATGCAGGAGAAGCCTGTCAAAGGTTTCCTGCAAAGCATTGATGATTTTTTCAGGCAACCCTTAGCCCAGACATCCCTCGGTGTACGAGTAAATGAAACAGTGAGCGAATATGTTGTGACCGCAGAATTGCCAGGGATCAAAAAAGAGGATATCTCGATTGATGTCATCAACAACTCGCTGACGATCCTTGTAAATAAAACCGAAATGACTTCAGAAATCAACGATATCGCAAAAACAGAAATGCATATGGCCTCCTCCAGGCAGTTTAGCCGGACAATTCCATTTGCTCATCCTATAAATGATAAAAAGACACGTGCTTCCTATCGCAATGGATTGCTTGAAATTAAAATCGCTAAAAAACAGGGAAAGAAAATTGATATTTTTATTGATGAATAG
- a CDS encoding YppG family protein: MFGRRNKTNAYQPQWWVNQYSQDPYLYNGNNHNLNRQQPLPQPYNTPYWNAMPGNWQNQYSPQGYPVNPYIQGNPQWNQPYPIAESKNNYPKMLFQNPLEPEDDPIYGYYNPQADYQNYNPYPQNAFMPKQPSGMQSIMNSFKSQDGNLDINKMVDTAGQMMNAVTQVSSLVKGLGGMFKV; the protein is encoded by the coding sequence ATGTTTGGCCGCAGAAATAAGACGAATGCCTACCAGCCCCAGTGGTGGGTGAATCAATACAGTCAAGACCCTTACCTATATAATGGGAACAATCACAATTTGAACCGGCAGCAACCGCTCCCTCAACCATATAACACACCATATTGGAATGCCATGCCGGGGAACTGGCAAAACCAATATTCTCCGCAAGGTTACCCTGTGAATCCTTATATCCAGGGGAACCCTCAGTGGAATCAGCCATACCCAATTGCCGAGAGCAAAAATAACTACCCGAAAATGCTTTTTCAAAATCCGCTAGAACCTGAAGATGACCCTATTTATGGTTACTATAACCCGCAGGCTGATTATCAGAATTATAACCCATATCCCCAAAATGCTTTTATGCCAAAGCAGCCATCAGGCATGCAGTCGATCATGAATTCGTTTAAAAGCCAGGATGGAAACCTGGATATCAATAAGATGGTCGATACAGCTGGCCAGATGATGAATGCAGTGACCCAGGTTTCATCACTTGTCAAGGGACTCGGCGGAATGTTCAAAGTCTAA